In one window of Candidatus Limnocylindrales bacterium DNA:
- a CDS encoding alpha/beta fold hydrolase, giving the protein MIRAHLTTTADGPEHWLEAGRGPDVFLFPSPLIRGHTYAGLIEALSGFHVVAADAPGSGLSAPVPAPWSFEQYMEWLDSFLDTAGLRRPIVIAHSNSAMPALLLASLRPSRLSQLILADPVGFQPRMSYLNMIARRAMDALDEPGVTVAGTPHLLRNLAAHTRSFLTHARASIDADWSAYGLRVQVPTLIAWGARDKTTSFLDSMLRARELIPHAATLISPRGSHDWLIERPGEFAHFVRSLPSGDASSPGAA; this is encoded by the coding sequence ATGATCCGCGCGCATCTCACCACCACCGCCGACGGTCCCGAGCATTGGCTCGAGGCCGGCCGTGGGCCCGACGTCTTTCTCTTCCCGAGCCCGCTGATCCGCGGCCACACCTACGCCGGCCTGATCGAGGCGTTGTCGGGTTTCCACGTCGTGGCTGCCGATGCGCCGGGCTCAGGCCTGTCGGCGCCCGTGCCGGCGCCCTGGAGTTTTGAGCAGTACATGGAGTGGCTGGACTCCTTCCTGGACACGGCGGGGCTGAGACGGCCCATCGTCATCGCACACTCCAACTCGGCGATGCCGGCGCTGCTTCTGGCGAGCCTGCGGCCGTCGCGGCTCTCCCAGCTCATCCTGGCCGACCCGGTCGGCTTCCAGCCGCGCATGTCCTATCTGAACATGATTGCGCGGCGGGCGATGGACGCGCTGGACGAGCCGGGCGTTACGGTGGCCGGCACGCCGCACCTGCTGCGCAATCTGGCAGCGCACACGCGCAGCTTCCTGACGCACGCCCGGGCCTCGATCGACGCCGACTGGAGCGCATACGGACTGCGCGTGCAGGTCCCAACGCTGATCGCCTGGGGCGCTCGCGACAAGACGACATCCTTCCTCGACAGCATGCTCCGTGCGCGAGAGCTCATTCCTCACGCCGCAACCCTCATCTCGCCGCGCGGTAGCCACGACTGGTTGATCGAGCGGCCGGGCGAGTTCGCGCACTTCGTCCGATCGCTGCCAAGCGGCGACGCCTCGAGCCCGGGAGCGGCCTGA